From one Passer domesticus isolate bPasDom1 chromosome 15, bPasDom1.hap1, whole genome shotgun sequence genomic stretch:
- the CHST12 gene encoding carbohydrate sulfotransferase 12 — MTKARLLRLSVVLVSIFMILLIIVYWDNVGTAHFYLHTSFSRPRSPGAIAAGEDWEALPDVDEFLAKLLSSSLKQNSSIPRKTEQLLIQGSNKPVVSNLEENVRGYDWSTHKDRNSLDQEKLQVERQRTLREFCANSSFTFPTKERSFDDIPNYELNHLIVDDRHGVIYCYVPKVACTNWKRVMIVLSESLLDQGVPYRNPLDIPREHVHNTSTHLTFNKFWRRYGKFSRHLMKIKLKKYTKFLFVRDPFVRLISAFRSKFELENEDFYRRFAIPMLKLYSNHTNLPTSVSEAFGAGLKVSFSDFIQYLLDPRTEKMAPFNEHWRQVYRLCHPCQIDYDFIGKLETLDEDAAYLLQLLKVDRLLRFPPSYRNRTASSWEDNWFAKIPLAWRQQLYKLYEADFVLFGYPKPENLLKD, encoded by the coding sequence ATGACCAAGGCGCGGCTCCTCCGTCTGTCTGTGGTGCTGGTCTCCATCTTCATGATCCTCCTGATTATTGTCTACTGGGACAACGTGGGCACAGCTCACTTCTACCTGCACACATCCTTCTCCAGACCCCGCTCCCCAGGAGCCATCGCAGCAGGTGAGGACTGGGAAGCCTTGCCAGATGTAGATGAGTTTTTGGCAAAGCTGCTGAGCTCGAGCCTGAAACAGAACAGCTCTATCCCCCGAAagacagagcagctcctcaTCCAGGGCTCCAACAAGCCTGTGGTGAGTAACTTGGAGGAGAACGTGCGGGGCTATGACTGGTCTACACACAAGGACAGGAACAGCTTGgaccaagagaagctgcaggtGGAGAGGCAGAGAACGTTGCGGGAGTTTTGTGCCAATTCCAGCTTCACCTTCCCCACCAAGGAGCGCTCCTTCGATGACATTCCCAACTACGAGCTCAACCACCTGATTGTGGATGACCGCCACGGCGTCATCTACTGCTACGTGCCCAAGGTGGCCTGCACCAACTGGAAACGTGTGATGATCGTTCTGAGCGAGAGCCTGCTGGACCAGGGGGTCCCCTACCGGAACCCTCTGGACATCCCCCGGGAGCACGTCCACAACACCAGCACCCACCTGACCTTCAACAAATTCTGGCGCCGCTACGGGAAGTTCTCCCGGCACCTGATGAAGATCAAGCTGAAGAAATACACCAAGTTCCTCTTTGTACGAGACCCCTTTGTGCGCCTCATCTCTGCTTTTCGCAGCAAATTCGAGCTGGAGAACGAGGACTTCTACCGGCGTTTCGCCATCCCCATGCTAAAGCTCTACTCCAACCACACCAACCTTCCCACCTCCGTTAGCGAGGCCTTCGGGGCGGGCCTCAAAGTCTCCTTTTCTGACTTCATCCAGTACTTACTGGATCCCAGGACAGAGAAGATGGCCCCTTTCAATGAGCACTGGAGGCAGGTTTACCGTCTGTGCCACCCGTGCCAGATAGACTATGATTTCATCGGGAAGCTGGAGACGCTGGATGAGGATGCTGCTTATTTATTGCAGCTCCTCAAAGTGGACAGGCTGCTTCGCTTCCCACCCAGCTACCGGAACAggactgccagcagctgggaagaTAACTGGTTTGCCAAAATCCCGCTGGcttggaggcagcagctctacAAGCTTTATGAAGCAGATTTTGTACTCTTTGGCTACCCCAAGCCAGAAAACTTGCTTAAAGACTGA